A window of the Lactuca sativa cultivar Salinas chromosome 5, Lsat_Salinas_v11, whole genome shotgun sequence genome harbors these coding sequences:
- the LOC111907225 gene encoding U-box domain-containing protein 13, with protein sequence MREYKGVIALLEKDLRRVYYDQDHDISYDFKECAGVVLSQFQRANGKIDQPDKQLYEDLFILYYKGTDVLVDPAILRRLVETLELNDAVYIEIESQALNEMVINSGGDPLEKIEKIEKMLMVLKLIKDFVKGGNQSLDKSLTESPLVDISARQGIIETNYDNKATPNEFLCPISLQLMQDPVIIASGQQLKSNGLRQQHTGAGEISLLSRRNSEIRAAIAEAGAIPVLLQLLEKKTRDPLTQEYALISLLNLSLCDANKRCIVSNEGIPIIIQVMKSGSVENREHGAAILFSLAVNDDRRGQKDASNALYNLFLYKSNIAKALRDGIVTELMIHIREPQGRMKDEALVLLDMIKRHHDAADVLDAEDPVYDLVNVVWTGSLLNQENAASVLLQLCSKHPKHIDDAKKFGVERYLVNLKDYGSDRGKKKARQLLEMITAHTKQRKRARTETNVGSGSGSSRAQRMRNM encoded by the exons ATGAGGGAATACAAGGGGGTTATAGCTCTGTTGGAAAAAGATTTGCGTAGAGTTTATTATGATCAGGATCATGATATCTCGTATGATTTTAAAGAATGT GCTGGTGTTGTCCTTTCTCAGTTCCAAAGAGCCAATGGTAAAATTGATCAACCTGATAAACAGCTGTATGAAGATCTTTTCATCCTTTATTACAAGGGCACTGATGTTCTGGTTGATCCTGCGATCTTGAGGAGATTAGTTGAAACCTTAGAACTAAATGATGCGGTCTACATTGAAATTGAATCACAAGCACTAAATGAAATGGTTATCAACTCTGGGGGAGATCCCCTGgagaaaatagaaaaaatagaaaaaatgttAATGGTACTAAAACTCATCAAAGATTTTGTGAAAGGTGGGAATCAAAGTTTGGATAAATCTTTAACTGAAAGTCCACTTGTTGATATTTCTGCACGACAAGGAATAATTGAGACAAATTACGATAATAAAGCTACACCCAACGAATTCCTATGTCCGATATCGCTTCAGTTGATGCAGGATCCTGTTATTATTGCATCTGGGCAG CAACTCAAATCAAACGGTCTGCGTCAACAACATACTGGTGCTGGTGAGATTTCGCTTCTGTCAAGAAGAAACTCTGAGATCCGAGCAGCCATTGCCGAGGCTGGTGCAATCCCAGTACTCTTGCAACTTCTGGAGAAGAAAACAAGGGATCCACTCACGCAAGAATATGCATTGATATCTCTTCTTAACCTCTCTCTCTGTGATGCAAACAAAAGGTGTATAGTTTCTAATGAGGGAATCCCCATTATCATTCAGGTCATGAAGAGCGGTTCAGTCGAAAACCGTGAACATGGTGCAGCGATCCTTTTCAGCCTTGCTGTGAACGATGATAGGAG GGGTCAAAAGGACGCCTCAAATGCGCTGTATAACTTGTTCTTGTATAAGAGCAACATAGCTAAGGCTTTGAGAGACGGCATTGTTACCGAACTGATGATTCATATTAGAGAGCCACAAGGGCGTATGAAGGATGAAGCTCTCGTTCTTTTAGACATGATCAAGAGGCATCATGATGCTGCAGATGTTTTAGATGCAGAAGACCCGGTTTATGACCTGGTAAATGTTGTATGGACTGGATCCCTCTTGAACCAAGAGAATGCAGCATCAGTTTTGCTGCAGCTTTGTTCTAAACATCCAAAGCATATAGATGATGCAAAAAAATTTGGAGTAGAACGGTATTTAGTGAATCTGAAAGATTATGGTTCTGATAGAGGGAAGAAAAAGGCGAGACAGTTGCTGGAGATGATAACCGCACACACCAAGCAAAGGAAGCGGGCGAGGACAGAAACAAATGTTGGGTCGGGGTCAGGGTCTAGCCGGGCACAAAGAATGCGCAATATGTGA